A part of bacterium genomic DNA contains:
- a CDS encoding YtxH domain-containing protein — protein MSRNTNTLMAFVLGAAVGGITALLLAPDKGEVTRRRLREGGSRGLRRGRDAVSHAATSLEEDAREKGQAVSDAVHQRVNAARGAVSEAKEAYRREMDKP, from the coding sequence ATGTCACGCAATACCAACACGTTGATGGCGTTCGTCCTGGGCGCCGCCGTGGGCGGCATCACCGCCCTCCTGCTGGCTCCGGACAAGGGCGAGGTCACGCGACGCCGCCTGCGCGAGGGCGGCAGCCGCGGCCTGCGCCGGGGCCGGGACGCGGTGAGCCACGCGGCAACCTCCCTGGAGGAGGACGCCCGCGAGAAGGGCCAGGCCGTGAGCGACGCGGTCCACCAGCGGGTCAACGCGGCCCGGGGGGCGGTCTCCGAGGCCAAGGAGGCCTACCGC